ttattttttaaaatattcactGATGTGGCAAAATATCACATCATTATGAGGTGCATGTGGTATATCACATTTCGCTACTTGCTCTGTCAATCGTATCAACATTTAATGGTAacaatgaatgaaatttttaatagaaataccaATTTACTCCTTAATCTAATATGTaaggattaatttatttattttttgagtgAAGAGAACAAAATACAAACTAATTTTTAGTACAAAGACATTCAtagtatttttttcatttatgatatgaatttttattttgaaatactATGGATTATCCAAAATTTTGTCAACTTCAATCAAACATTTTGACTAAATGTTTTTGTGCTTACTTAACCCAACCAAAGGAAATGTTTGAGTAGAATGAGTACAGAGTAAATTACACTCATTTATTCCTTTTATATTTTATAGGTCCGGATTGAGAAGTCTGGAGAATGATGTTTTCATACCTTAATACAATGCCTTGAAATGATTAAGATGTTATGATTTTTTAGATTTTCAAGGCTAATGAATCAGCACACTAGGCTAGAAGTTTTTATttgagcttacttcatttatctCAAAACTTGAAGTAGAAGAAATCATTCTTTCTCAAGTATTAAGTCGGTAGGAAGAGAAGCAGGATCCAACTCAAATGATCCCACAGGAACACCTTCTCTTTCCTTACCAGTCATTTTAACTGATGGAATTTGATGAGAAAACCTATATAGATCCCCTGATGACACCCGAAAACAAATAACCCCATCTCGTGCAGTTTGTTTGAAAATACTAACAAACCCTTTCACTTTGTCCAAATGAGAGACCCAAATGCCCATTTCCTTGTCAAGATTAGTGAGAACCTCCACAAAATCATACCGGTATGCAGGTTTATGGTTTTCTGGCTCAGAAGCCCATTTAATATTCCAATCTTTGAAGAGAGCCCAAACTTCCCCCTTTTTAGGATACACCAAGCAACCGAATTTACCAAAAGATTTTATGGGATAAATCCGATGAGAGAACATTAGACGATCTACACAGTCCTCTGTTAATCCATTGCAGTACTTACCACAAGAAACAGGCAGATTCTGATCAACCCAATTCTGCTCATTTTCCTCGTCCGGGTCAGCCTCGAGCCAAGTAATTCGTAACTTGAAGCCAGGTTTGAATACCTTCTTGATCCGTGCATAAAATCTTGGCATGCTATCCAATGAATCATATATAGCCCATACTTGATTAACAGCAAAACAGTTCTCTGCCCTCTGCTTCTCAAAATCGCTAAACTCTGGATCTGGATATTCAAGCACCTCAGAAGATAGGTTCACTCCTGCACCTGATTCTGAATGACTAATAACCGGGGGCACTTTATCAGTCTTACTAACAGGTTCCACTTCCTTCCCTTTAGACTCTCCAGCTTTGACTTTAGTACCAAGAGCCTCTTCAGTTTCAGTTTCAGCTTCACTATCAGTCTCACAATTTTCATCAGATTCTTCTACTGACTTCCTCCCTCTcttcttcgcatttcttgaagTTCCTGACCCTTTGAGCATCGCTGCATTAGGCATAGGCATGTCAACACCTTTCTTTCCGTCTCTCACATTTGGAAACTCAACCACTTGCTGTTTAGCTGTAAAACActaaacataattaaaaaaaacacGTCTAAAAGCAATAATGGTTATGAAAAACTGAAAATAAGAGATCTAATCGGTATGGGAGACTTGTTTATAAACAAATAGAAAAGGCATACGAAAACTGATGGCAACATAATTTGTTAATGATTAGCACTAAACTCAAGAGTCAAGATGAAGAAATGGATAAACTTAAGGGTTTAACAAATGCCAACGAATGTCATATCATAGTGAACAGACCGTAACCACTAATAGAAAGAAACCAAAAAGCTTGCATTATAAAGAATGACAAGGACTAAGTAGGAACCTATTCAAAGAATCGGGGTGTCTAGCTATCATTGTAAAGAATGCTTTACCTTGTTTTGACCCTTTTAGATGCTTACCTCTGCGACGTTCTTCCGTAGCCTTTTCTTGCAAATCGAACTCCATGCACCGCTTCTCAAAACTCTTCTCTTTCAACCTAAATTGCTCTTCTTTCGACTCATACTCACTCAAGCACTTCTCCAAATCTTTCTCTTTCAACCTAACTTCCTCCAACTTATCTTTTACCTGTTCCTTCATCAACTTAACCTCTTCACGTTGCTGCTCACTTCGTTTTACGCTTAATTCAAGATCTTTACGATGTCGCTCAACTTCCTTCTTCTCTAACTCAAAATCCCTACAACGCATGTCAAAAGCCTTTTGCTTTAACACAAACGCCTCCTGTTTCTCTTCAAGTTGCTTCTGCGCTAACTCAACTTCTCTTAGCCTTTCTTCGTAACACTTCTTTCCCGCCTCCAAACCCCTAAATTGCCTCCCTAATTCCTCCGCTTTACTTTTAAGCCTCTCAAATTGCTCTTTAACAAATTTCTCATTTCTTTCAATCTTGTTAGCATCTTCTTTTATCTCACCTTCTTTTGAAATCACTTCTTTGAGTCGTTCTTCGACTGAGCTTTGAACGGAGTCCAAAACTTCCTCCATTTCTTTCCATTGCAGATTAAGTAAAAGAACGGAAGAAGCGCGATCTTGAATCTCATTCATAGTTCTTGGCAGATTGGTTTTGTTCAACTCAATGAGTTCTGAATCAGTTAACTTCTCCATCAAGTAACTCAAACCAAACACCTAAACTTCAATACTCCACGCGTATACAACCCTAACGACCTAAAATTacagaataaaagtaaaatctgtAAGCCTCTTTTCTTTTTGAGAGAGAGAGACTATACAGTTCCCCGAAAAAGAACAGCTAGGCTAGGGTGAGACTGTTTCGAGATATGTAATTTTAGGTAATGCAAACTTATATAACATTTGAATGGAGATGTTATTATACTCTTTccaaatttcttttaaattttaatactaattag
This is a stretch of genomic DNA from Gossypium arboreum isolate Shixiya-1 chromosome 11, ASM2569848v2, whole genome shotgun sequence. It encodes these proteins:
- the LOC108471362 gene encoding uncharacterized protein LOC108471362; translated protein: MEKLTDSELIELNKTNLPRTMNEIQDRASSVLLLNLQWKEMEEVLDSVQSSVEERLKEVISKEGEIKEDANKIERNEKFVKEQFERLKSKAEELGRQFRGLEAGKKCYEERLREVELAQKQLEEKQEAFVLKQKAFDMRCRDFELEKKEVERHRKDLELSVKRSEQQREEVKLMKEQVKDKLEEVRLKEKDLEKCLSEYESKEEQFRLKEKSFEKRCMEFDLQEKATEERRRAKQQVVEFPNVRDGKKGVDMPMPNAAMLKGSGTSRNAKKRGRKSVEESDENCETDSEAETETEEALGTKVKAGESKGKEVEPVSKTDKVPPVISHSESGAGVNLSSEVLEYPDPEFSDFEKQRAENCFAVNQVWAIYDSLDSMPRFYARIKKVFKPGFKLRITWLEADPDEENEQNWVDQNLPVSCGKYCNGLTEDCVDRLMFSHRIYPIKSFGKFGCLVYPKKGEVWALFKDWNIKWASEPENHKPAYRYDFVEVLTNLDKEMGIWVSHLDKVKGFVSIFKQTARDGVICFRVSSGDLYRFSHQIPSVKMTGKEREGVPVGSFELDPASLPTDLILEKE